Proteins from one Rosa chinensis cultivar Old Blush chromosome 7, RchiOBHm-V2, whole genome shotgun sequence genomic window:
- the LOC121050657 gene encoding uncharacterized protein LOC121050657, which produces MERDPEPRRRLNLKQPLTLGRSIASMAFPCISASENDAMESSLVSGMLEICGQNFGFSNICFSESCSMWGDDVQKLLDLHSVHDYFLLRMEKRRNGEVDLVVFCHKGSDSKKELEHPHSESTIFSEMVSFVDQSGAKYAVLYVSDPIKSIQYPSH; this is translated from the coding sequence ATGGAGAGAGACCCAGAGCCTAGAAGAAGGCTCAACCTCAAGCAGCCACTCACGCTTGGCCGATCTATCGCCTCCATGGCATTCCCTTGTATTTCTGCATCAGAGAATGATGCTATGGAAAGTTCTTTAGTGTCAGGGATGTTAGAGATTTGTGGGCAGAATTTTGGATTCAGTAATATTTGTTTCTCAGAGTCATGCTCTATGTGGGGTGATGATGTTCAAAAGCTTTTAGACCTGCATTCGGTCcatgattattttcttttgaggatggagaagagaCGAAATGGGGAAGTAGATTTGGTGGTGTTCTGCCACAAAGGATCTGATTCTAAAAAGGAACTAGAACACCCACATTCAGAGAGTACAATTTTCTCTGAGATGGTTAGTTTTGTAGATCAGTCTGGGGCAAAATATGCAGTTCTATATGTCTCAGACCCCATTAAATCAATCCAATATCCTTCTCATTGA